One Halictus rubicundus isolate RS-2024b unplaced genomic scaffold, iyHalRubi1_principal scaffold1235, whole genome shotgun sequence DNA window includes the following coding sequences:
- the LOC143365024 gene encoding uncharacterized protein LOC143365024, which yields MGWVARFGTPARITTDQGRQFESNLFKQLNDLLGTKHLRTTAYHPAANGLVERMHRQLKAAIKCHGDERWTDVLPIVLLGLRAAFRPDLDASVAELVYGGNLRLPAEFFVKTPENHSEPIRLIRDLKKHFESLQPAAGSRHGNRKIFVFKDLKTASHVFLRVDAAKNALQNPYEGPFPVVSRSDKTYVIFVKGKNTTVSIDRLKPAYIVNDVVKDNLKPQLLPVRNEIAVEPESEQAPVRTRS from the coding sequence ATGGGTTGGGTAGCAAGGTTCGGTACGCCAGCTCGAATTACTACCGATCAAGGTCGACAATTCGAAAGCaacctttttaaacaattaaacgATCTATTAGGAACCAAACATCTTAGAACCACGGCCTATCATCCTGCGGCGAACGGTTTAGTCGAACGAATGCATCGACAATTGAAAGCTGCAATAAAGTGTCACGGTGATGAACGTTGGACAGACGTATTACCAATAGTTTTATTAGGGTTGCGAGCAGCGTTTCGACCGGATTTAGACGCATCGGTAGCAGAGTTAGTTTATGGCGGAAACCTTCGTTTACCTGcggaattttttgttaaaacTCCAGAAAACCACAGCGAACCAATAAGATTAATTAGAGATCTTAAAAAGCATTTCGAAAGTTTACAACCAGCAGCAGGGTCACGTCatggaaatagaaaaatatttgtattcaaaGATTTGAAAACAGCATCACACGTGTTCTTGCGTGTCGATGCAGCAAAAAATGCATTACAAAACCCATATGAAGGTCCGTTCCCAGTAGTCTCTCGTAGCGATAAGACTtatgttatttttgttaaagGTAAAAATACAACTGTCTCAATCGATAGACTTAAGCCAGCTTATATAGTAAACGATGTAGTTAAAGATAACTTAAAACCACAGCTTTTACCAGTTAGAAACGAAATTGCGGTAGAGCCGGAATCAGAGCAAGCACCGGTGCGGACGCGTTCCG